In Corallococcus silvisoli, the DNA window GCGCAATGGCTATGTGCTCGTCACGGGTGGCGGCACGTCCGCGGCGGAGCTGTATGACCCCCGCACCAGCCGCTGGTTCAGCCTGGGCGCCATGGCGACGAGCCGCCAGCGCCACACCGCGACGCTGCTGGCCTCCGGCAAGGTGTTGCTGGTGGGCGGCGGCACGTCCGTGCTCGCCTCGGCGGGGGCGGAGGTGTTCGACCCGGACACCAACGGCTGGTCCGCCGCGAGCGGGTTGGACGTGCCCCGCTCCCAGCACACCGCGACGCTGCTGCCGGATGGCCGGGTGCTGGTGGCGGGCGGCGACAGTGGCGCTGGCAACGCGCTGGCCACCTCGCTCCTCTACGTGCCCGCGAGCAATGCCTGGGTGGCCACGGGCCGCATGGGCGCGGCCCGCCTGGGTCACACCGCGACGCTGCTGCCGGATGGCCGGGTGCTCGTCACGGGCGGCCGGGACAGCGCGAACGGGAACGTGCTCGCGTCGTCGGAGCTGTTCGACCCGGCGTCGGGTGCCTGGCTGCCGGTGAATCCCATGCTCACCCAACGCACGGGGCACACCGCGACGCTGCTGCTGTCCGGGCAGGTGCTGGTGTCGGGCGGCTTCGCGGGCAGCCTCGCCACGGACCTGTCCGAGCTGTACGACCCGGGCACCGGCACCTGGACCGCCCAGGGCGCGCTGCCGACCCTCTGTGTCTTCCACACCGCGACGCTGCTCACCTCCGGGCAGGTGTTGCTCACCGGGGGCTCCACCGGCGGACAGCCGTACCTGGACCGCGCCGCGCTCTATGACCCGGCCTCGGGCACATGGACGCAGACGGCGCAGATGGCCACGCGCCGCATCAGCCACGCCGCCGCGCTGCTGCCTTCCGGAGAGGTGCTGGTCCTGGGCGGGGTGCCCCAGGCGGGTGCGCGCAATGCGTCCGCGGAGCGCTACCGGCCCTCCGTCCTGCCGTGGCGCGCGGCCGCGAACCTCGTCACCGCGCGCTCGCAGCTCACCGCCACCCGGTTGGGCTCCGGTGAGGTGCTGGTGGTGGGCGGGGCCTCGTCGGCGGGTGCGGCGCTCGCGGGCGCCGCGCTGTACGACGAGGCGACGGACAGCTGGAAGGACGCCGCCGACCTGAGCACCGCGCGGTTCCTGCACTCCGCCACGCCGCTGGGGGACGGCCGGGTGCTGGTGAGCGGCGGCCAGCGGGATGCCGCCACCTGGTTGTCCGCCACGGAGGTGTACGCGCCCGCCACGGGGACCTGGACTCCGGTGGGGAGCATGGGCGCGGCGCGGGCGCGTCACACCGCGACGCTGTTGCCTGGCTCCGGCAAGGTGCTGGTGACAGGCGGGGTGTCGGGTTCCAGCTCCGCGTCCACGCTCGCGAGCGCGGAGGTGTATGACCCGTCCACGGGCACGTGGAGCGCCACGAGCGTGATGGCGCATGCGCGCGCGTATCACGCGGCGGTGCCGCTGCCTTCGGGCCGGGTGCTGGTGATGGGCGGGAGCTCCACCGGGGCCGACGCGCTCACCGCGAGCGCGGAGGTGTATGACCCGGCCACGGGCACCTGGACGGCCACGGCGCCGATGGCGGTGGCGCGCTATGGCCATGTCGCGATGCCGCTGGGGGATGGGAGTCAGGTGTTGGTGGCGGGGGGCTGGGGCGCGGATGGACCGCTGCGCTCCGTGGAGCTCTACGACGTGGCTCGCGGCACCTGGAGGACGGTGGCCTCGCTGAACACGCCGCGCTACCTGCCGCATGCCACGGTGCTGCCCACCGGCCGCGTGCTGTTGGTGACGGGGGAGGGGGGCTCGGGGCTGGGCGTGCTGGATTCGGCGGAGGTGTACGACGCCGCGACGAATGCGTGGACCCCGGCGGGCATCCTGTCCATGCGCAACACACACCACGCCCTGTCGGTGCTGCCCTCCGGCCGGGTGCTGGTCGCGGGCGGAAGCGGAAATGGCGGCGCGCGCGTGGGCGTCGACGTGTACTCACCGGCGCCTTGAGCCACGCTCCCGCGAGGGCGGGTGACGCTCACCCGCCCTGTCGCGCGGATCAGGCCCCCGCGTGCGGTGCTTCATGCGCGGCGTCCTCGCGGGCGTAGTAGGCGAGGCACTCCTCCTCGCGCCCGCGCACCACGCGCCTGCCGTTCAGGGGCCCGACGTGGGAGGTCACCACCGTGTGCTGGCCTTCGACGTCATCCTGGTCGAAGTAGATGACCACCCAGTCATGCGTGGCCTCCTGCTGGTGCGCCAGCGCGGTGTTGGAGAACAGGGCCCGCAGGGTCCAGCCCTCCACGTGCTCGCGCATCACCGGCAGCCACGCCTCGCCTGACGGGTTGAAGCGCTTGGGCGCGATGCGGCGCAGCTCTCCGGCCGCCGCCCTCCGGCGGTAGTCCGCGTCCACCTTCAAGAGCAGCGCCACGGAGGGACGCGGCCCGTCCTCGGGCCCGTGGGGGCGCCCCCGCTCGCGCTCCCTCCGGTTGCGTCCCAGCCGCGCGGCCAGCACCTCCCGCACCTGCTCCGCGCGCCGGGGGCCGAACCCCTCCACCCGCTCCAGCCGTCCGTCGTGCGCGGCCAGCTCCAGCGCCTCCAGCGTGGTGATGTGGAGCGCCTCGTGGATCCGCTTCGCCAGCTCCGGTCCGATGCCGGGCACGCTGGCGAGCAGGCCTTCGGGGGAGGCCTCCTCCTCCAGCCGCTGGAGCAGCTCCATCCGCCCCGTGCGCACCAGCTGCGCGACCGCCGCCGCGATGCTCTTGCCCACGCCGGGCAGCTCCCTCAAGCCCGCTTCCCCATGCTCCGCCAGCACCCGCGCCACGGAGTCCGGCCAGCTCGCGAGCGTGGCCGCGGCCTTCCGGTACGCCCCCACCCGGAAGGGCATCGCGTCCTGCGTGTCCAGCAGGTCCGCCACCCGCTCCAGCGCGTCCGCGATGTCGATGTTGCTCTTCCATTCGACGCCCATGGTCCTTGGAAGGTAGGCCTCCCCCGAGGGGGCGGCCACCCCACCGGCCGACACGGGCGCACATGGGCCCCCGCGCGAGAAATAATTCCCCGCCCGCAACCACCTCGGACCCCTGGGGTTTGGAGGGACAGCAGGCAGTCACGCGAACCCTTCGAACTGGAGAATGACGATGCGCTGGAACAAGACGTTGGCGGTGGGTGCGGCCCTGGTGCTCTCGACGGCGTGCGGCGGGGTGGATGATCAGGAGGCGGCGGAGTCGCTGCCGGACTTCGCGGGCACGTCGCTGGAGATCAACGCGGACGCGCCCGCGCAGGATGGCGCCGCGCTCGTGGCGCAGGACCTGATGCAGGTGGAGGCCTCGCTCGACGGTCAGGGCGCCGTGATGCTGGAGGGCGCGCGCATGCAGGTGAAGGCGCTCAACGACGCGCTCCGGCAGGCGCTGGTGCCCATCGCGGAGCTGGTGAAGCGGTCCGCCAACGCGCAGCCCGGCGACGTGCTGGTGTACGGCCCCGCCGACCGCGCCAACGCGACGTTCAAGCTCTCCGTGCGCAAGGGCGTGGGCCAGCGCTACCAGTGGAAGCTGGAGGCCCGTCCGCTGGGCAGCACCGACGACACCGCCTACAAGCTGGTCGCCGCGGGCGCGCTCAAGCGCAACGGCGACGCGCACCGCGGCCGGGGCACGCTGGCCATC includes these proteins:
- a CDS encoding Kelch repeat-containing protein, whose protein sequence is MNRIRLHGLLAVLALACAVACAPDARPFVPSTSTARVDVSTWSSAGTMASARVDATATLLRNGYVLVTGGGTSAAELYDPRTSRWFSLGAMATSRQRHTATLLASGKVLLVGGGTSVLASAGAEVFDPDTNGWSAASGLDVPRSQHTATLLPDGRVLVAGGDSGAGNALATSLLYVPASNAWVATGRMGAARLGHTATLLPDGRVLVTGGRDSANGNVLASSELFDPASGAWLPVNPMLTQRTGHTATLLLSGQVLVSGGFAGSLATDLSELYDPGTGTWTAQGALPTLCVFHTATLLTSGQVLLTGGSTGGQPYLDRAALYDPASGTWTQTAQMATRRISHAAALLPSGEVLVLGGVPQAGARNASAERYRPSVLPWRAAANLVTARSQLTATRLGSGEVLVVGGASSAGAALAGAALYDEATDSWKDAADLSTARFLHSATPLGDGRVLVSGGQRDAATWLSATEVYAPATGTWTPVGSMGAARARHTATLLPGSGKVLVTGGVSGSSSASTLASAEVYDPSTGTWSATSVMAHARAYHAAVPLPSGRVLVMGGSSTGADALTASAEVYDPATGTWTATAPMAVARYGHVAMPLGDGSQVLVAGGWGADGPLRSVELYDVARGTWRTVASLNTPRYLPHATVLPTGRVLLVTGEGGSGLGVLDSAEVYDAATNAWTPAGILSMRNTHHALSVLPSGRVLVAGGSGNGGARVGVDVYSPAP
- a CDS encoding helix-hairpin-helix domain-containing protein, which codes for MGVEWKSNIDIADALERVADLLDTQDAMPFRVGAYRKAAATLASWPDSVARVLAEHGEAGLRELPGVGKSIAAAVAQLVRTGRMELLQRLEEEASPEGLLASVPGIGPELAKRIHEALHITTLEALELAAHDGRLERVEGFGPRRAEQVREVLAARLGRNRRERERGRPHGPEDGPRPSVALLLKVDADYRRRAAAGELRRIAPKRFNPSGEAWLPVMREHVEGWTLRALFSNTALAHQQEATHDWVVIYFDQDDVEGQHTVVTSHVGPLNGRRVVRGREEECLAYYAREDAAHEAPHAGA